The following coding sequences lie in one Maribacter forsetii DSM 18668 genomic window:
- the radA gene encoding DNA repair protein RadA: MAKTKTAFFCQNCGTQYAKWVGQCSACKQWNTVVEEVVQKEEKTSWKTPTQTTKRVSKPLLVNEISIEKEVRLNTFDLEFNRVLGGGLVPGALVLLGGEPGVGKSTLLLQIALKLPYKTLYVSGEESQKQIKMRADRIQPNSETCFILTETKTQNIFKQIEATEPDIVVIDSIQTLHSDYIESAAGSISQIRECTTELIKFAKETNTPVILIGHITKDGSIAGPKILEHMVDTVLQFEGDRNYVYRILRSLKNRFGSTAELGIYEMQGSGLREVNNPSEVLISKNDDGLSGTAIASTVEGMRPLLIEIQALVSTAVYGTPQRSTTGYNVKRLNMLLAVLEKRAGFKLGAKDVFLNITGGISVDDPAIDLAVIAAILSSNEDIPIDKGICFAAEVGLAGEIRPVQRVEQRILEAEKLGYDTIIISKSNKIGLKSTKIKILLASKIEEVTNNLFN; this comes from the coding sequence ATGGCCAAAACAAAAACTGCCTTTTTTTGTCAAAATTGCGGTACTCAGTATGCAAAATGGGTAGGACAATGTTCCGCTTGTAAACAATGGAATACTGTTGTAGAAGAGGTTGTCCAAAAAGAAGAGAAGACTAGCTGGAAAACTCCTACCCAAACAACTAAAAGAGTTTCTAAACCTCTTTTGGTGAATGAAATCAGTATTGAGAAAGAAGTTCGCCTAAACACTTTTGATCTTGAGTTCAATAGAGTTCTTGGTGGTGGCTTGGTTCCTGGTGCATTAGTACTTCTAGGCGGTGAACCTGGTGTAGGCAAAAGCACCCTACTTCTTCAAATAGCATTAAAATTACCTTATAAAACGCTTTATGTTTCTGGTGAAGAAAGCCAAAAACAAATTAAAATGCGTGCCGATAGAATACAGCCTAACAGTGAAACCTGCTTTATTCTTACAGAAACAAAAACACAAAATATTTTCAAACAAATAGAAGCTACAGAACCGGATATTGTTGTTATCGATTCTATACAAACGCTCCACTCAGATTATATTGAATCTGCTGCGGGTAGTATTTCTCAAATACGAGAATGTACTACCGAACTTATAAAATTTGCAAAAGAAACCAATACACCTGTTATACTTATTGGGCATATTACTAAAGACGGCTCTATTGCCGGACCCAAAATATTGGAGCATATGGTAGACACTGTACTTCAGTTTGAGGGAGACCGTAATTATGTTTATCGTATTCTGAGGTCGCTGAAAAATAGATTTGGATCAACTGCAGAACTAGGTATTTACGAAATGCAAGGTAGTGGATTGCGCGAAGTCAATAATCCATCTGAAGTATTGATTTCCAAAAATGACGACGGCTTAAGTGGTACTGCAATTGCCTCTACCGTAGAAGGTATGCGCCCCCTACTTATAGAAATTCAAGCATTAGTTAGCACAGCTGTTTATGGGACACCTCAACGTTCTACAACGGGCTATAACGTCAAAAGATTAAATATGCTATTGGCAGTACTAGAAAAACGTGCAGGATTTAAACTGGGCGCTAAAGATGTTTTCTTGAATATTACCGGAGGTATATCTGTAGATGACCCTGCTATTGATCTGGCCGTCATTGCTGCTATTTTATCCAGTAATGAGGATATACCTATTGATAAAGGAATTTGCTTTGCTGCCGAAGTTGGACTTGCCGGAGAAATTAGACCTGTACAGCGCGTGGAGCAACGTATTTTAGAAGCTGAAAAACTAGGTTATGACACCATTATAATTTCAAAAAGCAATAAAATAGGTCTGAAATCGACAAAAATTAAAATATTATTAGCGTCCAAAATCGAAGAGGTTACAAATAATTTATTTAACTAG
- a CDS encoding aldo/keto reductase — protein MIYTNLPHTDLEVSKICLGTMTWGNQNTEEEGHEQINFALDKGVNFLDTAELYPVPAHKDRYAATEKVIGNWFKKNGNREDIVLASKIAGKAEMTKFIRTSGFTRESIIEAVEGSLQRLQTDYIDLYQLHWPDRSTNYFGQRGYKHDITDHWEDNIHQVLETMRDLIREGKIKHVGISNETPWGTMRFLEESKVHGTLPRTITVQNPYSLLNRLFEVGMAEISMREQVGLLAYSPMGFGALSGKYLGDRMPEGSRLSLFPQYNRYIGETAVEATKKYYELAQTNGLTLAQMALAFVNTRPFVTSTIIGATNLRQLEENIGSIDVDLSDNLLEKIEAIHNSIPNPAP, from the coding sequence ATGATCTATACCAATTTACCGCACACAGATTTAGAAGTAAGTAAGATATGTTTAGGTACAATGACCTGGGGTAATCAAAATACCGAAGAAGAAGGTCATGAGCAAATTAATTTTGCGCTAGATAAAGGAGTCAATTTTTTAGACACTGCAGAATTGTATCCTGTTCCAGCACACAAAGATAGATATGCCGCTACTGAGAAGGTTATTGGTAATTGGTTCAAGAAAAATGGTAATAGAGAGGATATTGTACTAGCTTCTAAAATTGCGGGTAAAGCGGAAATGACGAAGTTTATTCGTACTAGTGGTTTCACTAGAGAATCTATTATTGAAGCTGTAGAAGGAAGTTTGCAGCGTTTGCAAACAGATTATATTGATTTGTATCAATTACATTGGCCGGATAGGAGCACCAATTATTTTGGTCAAAGAGGGTATAAGCATGATATAACTGATCATTGGGAAGACAATATTCACCAGGTTTTAGAAACCATGCGTGATTTAATTCGAGAAGGTAAAATCAAGCACGTAGGTATTTCTAATGAAACACCGTGGGGAACCATGCGCTTTTTAGAGGAAAGTAAAGTTCATGGAACATTGCCAAGAACAATAACCGTTCAAAATCCATATAGTTTATTGAATAGATTGTTTGAGGTTGGTATGGCTGAAATTTCTATGAGAGAACAAGTTGGTTTGTTAGCTTATTCTCCAATGGGGTTTGGAGCTTTAAGCGGTAAATATTTAGGTGACCGTATGCCTGAAGGTTCGCGTTTAAGTTTGTTTCCGCAATACAATAGATATATTGGTGAAACAGCAGTAGAAGCTACTAAAAAATATTACGAATTGGCACAGACAAATGGATTGACTTTGGCACAAATGGCACTTGCTTTTGTGAATACAAGACCTTTTGTTACAAGTACAATTATAGGTGCAACAAATTTGCGTCAATTAGAAGAGAATATTGGTAGTATTGATGTTGATCTGTCTGATAATTTGCTAGAAAAAATAGAAGCCATTCATAATTCAATACCAAACCCTGCGCCATAA
- a CDS encoding exodeoxyribonuclease III, translating to MKIISYNVNGIRAAIRKGFLEWLNTVSPDVVCLQEIKANEDQLDMSLFEDAGYKYNYWYSAQKKGYSGVAILSKTEPDNVVFGTGIAYMDFEGRNIRADFGDISIMSMYLPSGTNMQRLDFKLTYMADFQEYANSLKKTNPNLIVLGDYNICHEAIDIHNPVGLKNVSGFLPVEREWIGDFMKSGFIDSFREFNSEPDNYTWWSYRANARNNNKGWRLDYAMVASTLKDRLSRSVILSEAKHSDHCPILIELES from the coding sequence ATGAAGATCATATCCTATAATGTAAATGGCATAAGGGCTGCAATAAGAAAAGGTTTTTTAGAATGGCTTAATACAGTCTCTCCAGATGTTGTTTGTCTGCAGGAAATAAAAGCAAATGAAGATCAGTTAGATATGAGTTTGTTCGAAGATGCGGGTTACAAATATAATTATTGGTATAGTGCTCAAAAGAAAGGCTATAGCGGTGTTGCTATACTCTCTAAAACTGAGCCGGATAATGTAGTTTTTGGTACAGGTATAGCGTATATGGATTTTGAAGGAAGAAATATTCGAGCAGATTTTGGAGATATCTCCATTATGAGCATGTATTTGCCCTCAGGTACAAACATGCAGCGGTTAGATTTCAAGCTTACCTATATGGCAGATTTTCAAGAGTATGCCAATAGTCTAAAAAAGACAAATCCTAATCTAATAGTTTTAGGAGATTATAATATTTGTCATGAAGCCATAGACATTCATAATCCTGTGGGGTTAAAAAACGTATCGGGATTTTTACCTGTAGAACGAGAATGGATCGGAGATTTCATGAAAAGCGGATTCATAGATAGTTTTAGAGAATTTAATTCTGAACCAGATAATTATACCTGGTGGAGCTATAGGGCAAACGCAAGAAATAACAATAAAGGTTGGCGTTTAGATTATGCTATGGTAGCTTCGACACTAAAAGACAGATTGTCTAGATCTGTAATTTTATCAGAAGCTAAACATAGTGATCACTGTCCTATATTAATTGAGTTAGAGAGTTAA
- a CDS encoding DUF3575 domain-containing protein has protein sequence MNKFIFSALLVFITTSSFSQAYYNDENSHEVKLNIGQFLVTTTVEFGYEYYINEDTSIGGTLYFDGKPTDYNGNFGIGPNLRAYFGYGPKSGLFAEVFGLYYTGEDDDESTANLGSRNYDYSTIALGLGGGYKWATRSQKFTIELNGGLGRNINPEDFQDDFMFRAGLSLGYRF, from the coding sequence ATGAACAAGTTTATTTTTTCAGCTCTTTTAGTATTCATTACAACTTCTTCCTTTTCTCAAGCCTATTATAATGATGAAAATAGCCATGAAGTGAAGTTGAACATTGGTCAATTCCTAGTAACCACTACTGTTGAATTTGGCTATGAATATTACATAAACGAAGATACAAGTATTGGAGGAACGCTATATTTTGATGGAAAGCCAACTGATTACAATGGTAATTTTGGAATAGGACCTAACTTAAGAGCTTATTTTGGTTACGGACCAAAAAGCGGTCTTTTTGCTGAAGTATTCGGATTATATTACACTGGTGAAGATGATGATGAAAGCACTGCAAATCTGGGGAGCAGAAATTACGATTACTCTACTATAGCCCTTGGTCTTGGTGGCGGTTATAAATGGGCAACCAGAAGTCAAAAATTCACTATTGAATTAAATGGAGGACTGGGAAGAAACATTAATCCAGAAGATTTTCAAGATGACTTCATGTTCAGAGCCGGTTTATCTTTAGGTTATCGCTTTTAA
- a CDS encoding TonB-dependent receptor family protein: MKRIYPLLLFISFTSSFFAQNTIKNDSVTQLNEVIVVDTLTAKNAIGIIPSQIIGATTFANYSPVDFISSINQVSGLYALSGALNTNRITIRGVGSRTLYGTDKLRLYYNNIPITNGTGSSTIEAFDLENLTSIEVIKGPKGTGFGTNLGGAIILNTKQTSKQSTKFTNNTTVGSYGLFKNSLGFTHSEEDFYMTFQYGHMEIDGYRENNRFERDGFLLNTIFKLSEKSEIGLLVNHIDYSAQIASSISQEDFDEDPTQAAFTWNAAKGYEDNNYSLIGLSHTYYANSNLKNTTSLFYTYLDHYEPAPFNILDEYTNGYGFRTLFSGNVAILDNTLAYTFGGELYKDEYSWGTFDNLYQENNGNGSLQGERISQNKEFRNQLNGFATASYSFTDKLTAQLGLNINKTQYDFRDLFNIGESNTSANRDFTTLFLPSLDVNYAISQTNQLYANISRGFSNPSLEETLTPNGVINPDILQETGTNYELGIIHKSKDKKLKLEVAAYIMPIKNLLVAKRVGDNQYIGRNAGKTKHQGIDFDWSYRINLTNKIMFSPFISYTYSNHKFVDFTDEEADEDYSENSLTGVPKNKLNSGIQTNFGNGLFVNITHQFVDEIPLTDANSLYSDSFNLLHIKAGYKKQITDKLRVGLDFGINNLTNKKYAQSVLINATGFGGNAPRYFYPGNNINYYGGVKLNYTL, from the coding sequence ATGAAAAGAATATACCCCTTATTACTATTTATATCATTTACCTCAAGTTTTTTTGCACAAAACACTATAAAAAACGACAGTGTTACCCAATTAAACGAAGTTATTGTTGTAGATACGCTAACGGCTAAAAATGCTATTGGCATTATACCTTCACAAATTATTGGCGCTACTACGTTTGCCAATTATAGTCCTGTAGACTTCATTAGCTCCATCAATCAAGTTTCCGGTCTTTATGCCTTATCTGGAGCACTGAATACCAATAGAATAACAATTAGAGGTGTTGGTTCTAGAACATTATACGGCACAGACAAGTTAAGACTTTACTACAACAACATTCCCATTACAAACGGAACAGGCTCGTCAACCATAGAAGCTTTTGATTTGGAAAACCTTACTTCAATTGAAGTAATTAAAGGACCCAAGGGAACAGGATTTGGAACTAATTTAGGCGGAGCAATTATCTTAAACACGAAACAAACAAGTAAACAATCTACCAAGTTTACCAATAATACTACGGTAGGTTCTTACGGACTATTTAAAAACAGTTTAGGATTTACTCATTCAGAAGAAGATTTTTATATGACCTTTCAATATGGTCATATGGAAATAGATGGTTACCGCGAAAACAATAGATTTGAACGTGACGGATTTCTTCTTAACACCATTTTCAAACTTTCAGAAAAAAGTGAAATTGGGCTTTTGGTAAATCATATTGATTACTCGGCTCAAATAGCCAGCTCTATAAGTCAAGAAGATTTTGATGAAGACCCTACTCAAGCCGCCTTTACTTGGAATGCAGCAAAAGGATACGAAGACAACAACTATAGCCTAATAGGACTTTCTCATACTTACTATGCTAATTCCAACTTAAAAAACACCACCAGCCTATTCTATACCTATTTAGACCATTATGAACCTGCACCGTTTAATATTTTAGATGAATACACCAATGGTTATGGTTTTAGAACCTTGTTCTCTGGCAACGTTGCTATTTTAGATAATACACTGGCATACACTTTTGGCGGCGAACTTTATAAGGATGAATATTCTTGGGGAACATTTGATAACCTATATCAAGAAAATAATGGAAATGGAAGCTTGCAAGGTGAAAGAATTTCTCAAAATAAAGAATTTAGAAACCAACTAAATGGTTTTGCTACAGCATCCTATTCTTTTACAGATAAACTTACAGCTCAATTAGGGTTAAATATCAATAAAACCCAGTACGATTTTAGAGATCTTTTCAACATAGGCGAAAGCAATACTAGTGCCAATAGGGATTTTACCACCCTTTTCTTACCAAGTTTAGATGTAAACTATGCTATTTCGCAAACAAACCAACTGTATGCAAATATTAGCCGCGGATTTTCAAACCCAAGCTTGGAAGAAACGTTAACCCCTAATGGGGTTATCAATCCTGACATTCTTCAAGAGACAGGCACTAATTATGAATTAGGCATTATACATAAAAGCAAAGACAAAAAACTAAAGCTAGAAGTCGCTGCTTATATCATGCCCATTAAAAATCTTTTGGTTGCCAAACGTGTAGGAGACAACCAATATATAGGCAGAAACGCAGGTAAAACAAAACACCAAGGTATTGATTTTGATTGGAGCTACCGCATTAACCTAACCAATAAAATTATGTTTTCACCATTTATAAGTTACACTTATAGTAACCATAAATTCGTTGATTTCACAGATGAAGAAGCCGATGAAGATTATTCTGAAAATTCTTTAACAGGTGTACCTAAAAACAAATTGAATTCAGGAATTCAAACTAATTTTGGAAATGGTTTGTTTGTAAATATCACCCACCAATTTGTAGATGAAATTCCTTTAACAGATGCAAATTCCCTTTACAGCGATTCCTTCAACTTATTACATATTAAGGCAGGTTATAAAAAACAAATTACAGATAAATTACGTGTAGGTTTAGATTTTGGAATCAACAACCTCACGAATAAAAAGTACGCACAGTCTGTATTAATAAATGCTACAGGTTTTGGTGGAAATGCCCCAAGATATTTCTACCCTGGGAACAATATCAACTATTATGGTGGCGTAAAATTAAATTACACCCTTTAA
- a CDS encoding glycine--tRNA ligase, which produces MAKQEDDFKRVISHAKEYGYVFQSSEIYDGLSAIYDYGQNGVELKKNIRDYWWKAMVQLNDNIVGLDAAIFMHPLTWKASGHIDAFNDPLIDNKDSKKRYRADVLVEDYVAKIDAKIEKEVKKAAKRFGDAFDKEQFLQTNQRVVDYQEQGKTILSRLGKSLQNEDLADVKALIEELDIACPMSGSKNWTDVKQFNLMFGTKLGANAESAMDLYLRPETAQGIFVNFLNVQKSGRMKLPFGIAQTGKAFRNEIVARQFIFRMREFEQMEMQFFIQPGTQKEWYEVWKEKRMKWHLSLGLGQDNYRFHDHEKLAHYADAAADIEFRFPFGFKELEGIHSRTDFDLSSHEKFSGKKLQYFDHEVNKNYVPYVLETSIGLDRMFLAVFSNSLQEEELENNTTRTVLKLPAVLAPVKAAILPLLKKDGLPEISHQIIDDLKWDFNVIYDEKDAVGRRYRRQDANGTPFCITVDHQTLEDQTVTIRHRDSMEQERVAISALNGIIHNAVDMKTWLKKME; this is translated from the coding sequence ATGGCAAAGCAAGAAGACGATTTTAAGCGTGTAATTTCTCACGCAAAGGAATACGGATATGTATTCCAATCTAGTGAAATTTATGATGGTTTAAGTGCTATTTATGATTACGGTCAAAATGGTGTTGAGCTTAAAAAAAATATAAGGGACTATTGGTGGAAAGCCATGGTACAGCTCAATGATAATATTGTTGGGTTAGATGCTGCAATTTTTATGCACCCGTTAACATGGAAAGCTTCTGGACATATAGATGCTTTTAATGATCCGTTAATAGATAATAAAGATTCTAAAAAAAGATATAGAGCAGATGTTTTAGTTGAAGACTATGTCGCTAAAATTGATGCAAAAATTGAAAAAGAGGTCAAAAAAGCGGCAAAACGTTTTGGAGATGCTTTTGATAAAGAACAGTTTCTACAGACCAATCAGCGTGTAGTTGATTATCAAGAACAGGGAAAAACAATCTTGAGCAGATTGGGTAAATCTTTACAGAATGAAGATTTAGCCGATGTAAAAGCACTTATTGAAGAATTGGATATTGCATGCCCAATGTCTGGTTCTAAGAACTGGACAGATGTTAAGCAGTTCAATTTAATGTTCGGTACCAAATTAGGTGCTAATGCAGAAAGTGCGATGGATTTATATCTAAGACCTGAAACTGCACAAGGTATTTTTGTAAACTTCTTAAATGTTCAGAAATCTGGTCGCATGAAGCTTCCTTTCGGAATTGCCCAGACCGGTAAGGCTTTTAGAAATGAAATTGTAGCAAGACAGTTCATATTTAGAATGCGTGAATTTGAACAGATGGAAATGCAATTCTTTATTCAGCCAGGTACACAGAAAGAGTGGTATGAGGTTTGGAAAGAAAAAAGAATGAAGTGGCACTTGTCTCTTGGTTTAGGTCAGGACAACTACCGCTTTCATGACCATGAGAAATTGGCGCATTACGCAGACGCAGCAGCAGATATAGAATTTCGTTTTCCATTCGGGTTCAAAGAATTAGAAGGAATTCATTCTCGTACAGATTTTGATTTAAGTAGTCATGAGAAATTTTCTGGTAAGAAATTACAGTATTTTGATCACGAAGTAAATAAGAACTATGTTCCTTACGTATTAGAAACTTCTATTGGTTTAGATAGAATGTTTTTGGCAGTATTCTCTAACTCGCTTCAAGAAGAAGAATTGGAGAATAATACAACAAGAACCGTACTTAAGCTACCAGCTGTTTTAGCACCTGTAAAAGCTGCTATTTTACCTCTACTTAAAAAGGATGGTTTGCCAGAAATCTCGCATCAAATTATAGATGACCTTAAGTGGGATTTTAATGTTATTTATGATGAAAAAGATGCTGTAGGTAGACGTTATAGAAGACAAGATGCTAATGGTACACCATTCTGTATTACCGTTGATCACCAAACTTTAGAAGATCAAACTGTTACTATTAGACATAGAGATTCTATGGAGCAGGAGCGTGTTGCTATATCAGCGTTGAATGGTATCATTCATAATGCTGTAGATATGAAAACGTGGTTAAAGAAAATGGAATAG
- a CDS encoding ComF family protein encodes MKNRISNILKDVTNILLPISCFGCNARLYRGEVLICTSCRHQLPLTEYTFNDENAVDRIFYGRINIKKANSFLFFTEIGIVKNLIHFLKYKNQEGIGQFLGDWHGQILKEQGHLPKIDFVIPVPLHRKKLKKRGYNQVALFAKQIAFHINAEYNDDILLKTANTKTQTKKNRISRWYDNRSLYEIKNGETLVNKTILLVDDVITTGATMEICANTFKDIEGVEIYISSMAVVP; translated from the coding sequence ATGAAAAACAGAATTTCAAATATACTAAAGGATGTTACCAACATACTCTTACCTATATCATGTTTTGGATGTAATGCACGATTATACAGAGGAGAGGTTCTCATCTGTACATCTTGCCGACATCAATTACCGCTTACCGAGTATACTTTTAACGATGAAAATGCGGTTGACCGTATTTTTTATGGTCGAATTAACATAAAAAAAGCAAATTCATTCTTATTCTTTACCGAAATTGGAATCGTAAAAAACCTCATACATTTTTTAAAATATAAGAACCAAGAAGGTATTGGGCAGTTTTTAGGCGATTGGCATGGTCAAATATTAAAGGAGCAAGGTCACTTACCAAAAATCGACTTTGTAATACCTGTTCCTTTACACAGAAAAAAACTTAAAAAGAGAGGTTATAACCAAGTGGCACTTTTTGCTAAGCAAATTGCTTTTCATATCAATGCCGAATACAATGATGATATCTTGTTGAAAACCGCTAATACAAAAACGCAAACCAAAAAAAATAGAATAAGCAGATGGTATGACAATAGATCTTTATATGAAATTAAAAACGGAGAAACATTAGTTAACAAAACCATACTGTTAGTTGACGATGTAATCACCACCGGTGCTACTATGGAAATATGCGCTAACACTTTTAAAGATATTGAAGGTGTTGAGATTTATATCTCTAGTATGGCAGTTGTTCCATAG
- a CDS encoding Ig-like domain-containing protein, which translates to MGRKILGFIFIFVIVLVSYQCAQRGTPTGGPKDITPPELTRAEPPNLTTNFTGQKIRFYFDELVKLKDIQKQLIISPPLKNTPVLSPIGNANKYVEITIKDTLEPNTTYTFNFGQGIVDNNEENPKSFFTYVFSTGDYIDSLELSGVVKDAFNKKADDFVSVMLYKIDSTYNDSTVYKRPPNYITNTLDSAVIFKLKNLKEGKYALFGIKDASSDNLFDQKTDKIGFVEDTISLPTDSIYLLNLFKEVQDYGVAVPSMEASNRISFGYYGKGDDIKIETITEIPDTVRTKILKEREKDTLNFWFTPYEMDSLLFTITNENLKIQDTFKVKNRKVAFDSLKISMSQNGNIEMDKPIHLLSNTPIVRYDSTKIKLMDKDSIEVAYNLKLDTLENLINFEFKINPDQSYRMELVPGAVTDFFETTNDSVAYSFRTKSLADYGNLTLNLNGNNIVYPIIVQLTNEKGDLQREIYSKESQAYVFDNLSPGKYQARVIFDKNGNGEWDTGSFLEKRQPEKISYYPNLIELRANWEKIETFNLID; encoded by the coding sequence ATGGGAAGAAAAATTCTAGGTTTTATATTTATTTTTGTGATTGTATTGGTTTCATACCAATGTGCACAACGAGGTACACCTACTGGCGGACCAAAAGATATTACCCCACCAGAATTAACTAGGGCTGAACCTCCTAACCTAACCACTAACTTTACCGGACAAAAAATTAGATTCTATTTTGACGAATTAGTGAAATTAAAAGACATTCAAAAACAACTTATCATATCTCCTCCTTTAAAAAACACACCTGTACTTTCACCAATTGGTAATGCAAATAAATATGTGGAGATTACCATTAAAGATACACTTGAACCAAATACCACCTATACTTTTAATTTTGGACAAGGTATTGTTGACAACAACGAAGAAAATCCAAAATCCTTTTTTACCTATGTTTTCTCAACAGGCGATTATATAGATTCACTAGAGCTTTCTGGTGTTGTTAAAGATGCTTTCAATAAAAAAGCAGATGATTTTGTTAGCGTTATGCTTTATAAGATCGATAGCACTTATAATGACTCTACAGTTTACAAGAGACCGCCTAACTATATAACAAACACACTAGATAGTGCTGTAATATTTAAGCTTAAAAATTTAAAGGAAGGTAAATACGCTTTATTTGGTATCAAAGATGCTTCTAGTGATAATTTATTTGACCAAAAAACAGATAAAATAGGCTTTGTAGAAGACACTATAAGTTTACCTACCGATTCAATTTATTTATTGAATCTTTTCAAGGAAGTGCAAGATTACGGTGTTGCAGTACCTAGTATGGAGGCAAGCAATAGAATAAGCTTTGGATATTATGGCAAAGGTGACGACATCAAAATCGAAACAATTACCGAAATACCAGATACCGTTAGAACAAAAATTTTAAAAGAAAGAGAAAAAGACACCTTAAACTTTTGGTTTACACCATATGAGATGGACTCCTTACTTTTTACCATTACCAATGAAAATTTAAAAATCCAAGACACATTTAAGGTAAAGAACAGAAAAGTTGCGTTTGACTCTTTAAAAATTTCTATGAGTCAAAATGGTAATATAGAAATGGATAAGCCCATACATCTCTTAAGCAATACTCCAATAGTGCGCTACGACAGTACCAAAATAAAATTAATGGACAAAGATTCTATTGAAGTTGCTTACAACTTAAAGCTAGACACTTTAGAAAACCTTATAAATTTTGAATTTAAAATCAATCCTGACCAAAGCTATAGAATGGAATTAGTACCAGGTGCCGTTACAGATTTTTTTGAAACCACAAACGACTCCGTAGCATATTCATTTAGAACTAAAAGTCTTGCTGATTATGGTAATCTAACCTTAAATTTAAATGGCAACAATATTGTATACCCCATAATTGTACAATTAACCAATGAAAAGGGCGATTTGCAACGCGAAATTTACTCTAAAGAATCGCAAGCTTACGTTTTCGATAATCTAAGTCCGGGCAAATACCAAGCACGCGTTATTTTTGACAAGAATGGAAATGGTGAATGGGATACCGGTAGCTTTTTAGAAAAAAGGCAACCTGAAAAAATTAGCTACTACCCAAATTTAATTGAATTACGAGCTAATTGGGAAAAAATTGAGACATTTAATTTGATAGATTAA
- a CDS encoding nitrilase family protein encodes MNEILNESLKIALIQSSLHWENPLANREMFNSKIEQINDSVDIIVLPEMFTTGFTMSPRNIDKREGIITLEWMKKMAAAKNSAVVGSIAFSDKGKNYNRLFFVEPNGEYQTYDKRHTFTLAGENKEYTAGTERLIINYKNFSICPLVCYDLRFPVWSRNTENFDVLLYTANWPTPRINAWDALLKARAIENMVYCIGVNRIGEDEVGHKYPGHSSVYGPLGELVILSGKEEVSVVEIFKNEVDIVKNKLRFLNDRDEFNLSN; translated from the coding sequence ATGAATGAGATTCTAAATGAAAGTCTGAAAATTGCCTTAATTCAATCTTCTTTGCACTGGGAGAACCCTTTAGCTAATAGAGAGATGTTCAATTCCAAAATTGAACAAATTAATGATTCTGTGGATATTATAGTGTTACCGGAAATGTTTACTACCGGTTTTACGATGTCACCCAGAAACATTGATAAAAGGGAAGGAATAATTACTCTAGAATGGATGAAAAAAATGGCTGCTGCTAAAAATAGTGCGGTTGTTGGTAGCATAGCATTTAGTGATAAAGGCAAAAACTATAATAGATTGTTTTTTGTAGAGCCAAACGGAGAATATCAAACTTATGATAAGCGTCATACTTTCACTTTGGCAGGCGAGAATAAAGAATATACGGCAGGTACAGAAAGGTTAATAATAAATTATAAAAATTTTTCTATTTGCCCTTTGGTGTGTTATGACCTCCGTTTTCCTGTATGGAGTAGAAATACAGAAAATTTTGATGTGTTATTGTATACGGCAAATTGGCCAACGCCAAGAATTAATGCTTGGGATGCACTTTTGAAAGCAAGAGCTATTGAAAATATGGTGTACTGTATTGGTGTTAATCGTATAGGTGAAGATGAGGTTGGGCATAAATATCCAGGGCATTCAAGTGTATATGGTCCTCTTGGAGAGTTGGTTATTCTTTCTGGTAAAGAAGAGGTTTCTGTAGTTGAAATTTTTAAAAACGAAGTTGATATTGTTAAAAATAAGCTGCGTTTTTTAAATGATAGAGATGAGTTTAATCTATCAAATTAA